In Sporichthya brevicatena, a single genomic region encodes these proteins:
- a CDS encoding SLC13 family permease — MGLVMALVLLAVTLAAAIVRPPRFTEAVVAVPAAALCVLGPTNVRTAADEVEAIAPTLGFLAAVLVLGRLCAREGLFRWAGAVLSAAARGRPSALLAWVLFVGTTITTVLSLDATVVLFTPVVIAAAVRVRTPARPHLHATVHLANSASLLLPVSNLTNLLAYEASGLSFARFAALMALPLLVVLVVEYVGTRVCFAGDLRPAATAPVPDRTAGPDERAPVLALAVLVVTLAGLVASSPLGIHPGWVVAAAALVLAGKQWRGAGPTPVDLVRWCEPGFLLFVAALAVVVRTATDEGLGDVVDGLVDQPDTLAGLLVIAVVGAVAANLLNNLPATLLLLPFVAPSGSGPVLALLLGVNIGPNLTYVGSLASMLWLRVSRSEGAHPKLADFTRHGLVTVPVALLGATAALWASLHTIGA; from the coding sequence ATGGGGCTGGTGATGGCGCTCGTGTTGCTCGCCGTCACACTTGCGGCAGCCATCGTGCGTCCGCCCCGGTTCACCGAGGCGGTCGTCGCGGTGCCCGCCGCCGCGCTGTGCGTCCTCGGCCCGACGAACGTGCGGACCGCCGCCGACGAGGTCGAGGCGATCGCGCCGACGCTCGGCTTCCTCGCCGCCGTGCTCGTGCTGGGGCGGTTGTGCGCCCGGGAGGGCCTGTTCCGGTGGGCCGGTGCGGTGCTCTCGGCCGCGGCCCGGGGGCGCCCGTCCGCCTTGCTGGCGTGGGTGTTGTTCGTCGGGACAACGATCACGACCGTGCTGAGTCTGGACGCGACCGTCGTGCTGTTCACGCCGGTCGTGATCGCGGCGGCAGTGCGCGTCCGGACCCCCGCCCGTCCGCACCTGCACGCCACCGTGCACCTGGCGAACTCGGCGTCGCTCCTGCTGCCGGTCTCGAACCTGACGAACCTGCTGGCCTACGAGGCGAGCGGTCTTTCGTTCGCGAGGTTCGCGGCGCTCATGGCGCTGCCGCTGCTCGTCGTGCTGGTGGTGGAGTACGTCGGGACGCGGGTCTGCTTCGCGGGCGACCTGCGGCCGGCCGCGACCGCGCCGGTACCGGACCGTACTGCCGGGCCGGACGAACGCGCGCCGGTCCTCGCACTCGCGGTCCTCGTCGTCACCCTCGCCGGGCTGGTGGCGAGTTCGCCGCTCGGCATCCACCCGGGCTGGGTGGTCGCGGCCGCCGCGCTGGTGCTGGCGGGGAAGCAGTGGCGGGGCGCCGGGCCGACACCGGTCGACCTGGTCCGCTGGTGCGAGCCGGGGTTCCTGCTGTTCGTGGCCGCGCTCGCCGTCGTCGTGCGCACGGCCACCGACGAGGGCCTGGGCGACGTCGTCGACGGGCTCGTCGACCAGCCCGACACCCTCGCGGGGCTGCTGGTGATCGCGGTCGTCGGCGCCGTCGCCGCCAATCTGCTCAACAACCTGCCCGCGACGTTGCTGTTGCTCCCGTTCGTCGCGCCGAGCGGCAGCGGCCCGGTGCTCGCCCTGTTGCTCGGCGTCAACATCGGGCCGAACCTGACCTACGTCGGCTCGCTGGCCTCGATGCTCTGGCTCCGCGTCTCGCGCTCCGAAGGCGCGCACCCGAAGCTCGCGGACTTCACCCGCCACGGTCTGGTCACCGTCCCCGTCGCTCTCCTCGGAGCAACCGCTGCCCTCTGGGCGAGCCTCCACACCATCGGCGCCTGA
- a CDS encoding TetR/AcrR family transcriptional regulator, producing the protein MTLQHFETGSGTPLQPLRRAPMQRRSVERVQRMLDAAQQLVAEVGYDALTTTLIAERADVSIGSLYQFFPDKQAVVRAVALRNLERFTERLTDLAGSKEHTTWWDLTNAVLDAYVAMHHDIPGFQTIRFGDVADLHLLDPVRDNDSVVAERFVKLIRPTVDVAEDVDLELDMVIAVKIADVLTRYAFERDPNGDQAVLGEAKRLVRAHLARRFGDPTESDAPSEAEASSDSAGSTASESPVA; encoded by the coding sequence ATGACCCTCCAGCACTTCGAGACCGGCTCCGGGACACCGCTGCAGCCACTCCGACGCGCACCCATGCAGCGTCGCAGCGTCGAGCGTGTCCAGCGGATGCTCGACGCCGCCCAGCAACTCGTCGCCGAGGTCGGGTACGACGCGCTGACGACGACGCTGATCGCCGAGCGCGCAGACGTCTCGATCGGCTCGCTGTACCAGTTCTTCCCGGACAAGCAGGCGGTCGTCCGTGCCGTCGCCCTGCGGAACCTGGAGCGCTTCACCGAGCGCCTCACGGACCTCGCGGGGTCGAAGGAGCACACGACCTGGTGGGACCTCACCAACGCCGTGCTCGACGCCTATGTCGCGATGCACCACGACATCCCGGGCTTCCAGACGATCCGTTTCGGCGACGTTGCGGATCTTCATCTGCTCGACCCGGTGCGCGACAACGACAGCGTCGTCGCCGAGCGTTTCGTGAAGCTGATCCGGCCGACGGTCGACGTGGCGGAGGACGTCGACCTCGAGCTGGACATGGTCATCGCCGTCAAGATCGCCGACGTCCTGACCCGCTACGCGTTCGAGCGTGACCCGAACGGCGACCAGGCGGTGCTGGGCGAGGCCAAGCGCCTCGTGCGCGCGCATCTCGCACGGCGCTTCGGGGATCCGACCGAGTCCGACGCTCCATCAGAAGCTGAGGCGTCGTCAGATTCTGCGGGCTCGACTGCGTCAGAGTCGCCGGTCGCGTAG
- a CDS encoding carbon-nitrogen family hydrolase: MRVCLVQLEVNLAQPLAERVAQACETVRSCAGADLVVLPELWPQGAWAYREWEQTAEPLDGPTVAALAQAAKDAGVMLHGGSVVERAGDDLFNTSVLLGPHGDLRAIYRKIHRFGFAEGEAAVMTAGDEFLTVTGGELTMGVATCYDLRFPELFRRLTEAGAQMFVIASSWPERRLEHWRLLTRARAVENLAYVVAADACGEHHGVRQAGHSVVIDPWGEVVAEAGTEPTVIDVEIDPARVEQVRADFPALRDRRL, translated from the coding sequence ATGAGGGTCTGCCTGGTCCAGCTCGAGGTCAACCTGGCGCAGCCGCTCGCCGAGCGGGTGGCGCAGGCGTGCGAGACGGTGCGGAGCTGCGCCGGGGCCGACCTGGTCGTGCTCCCGGAGCTCTGGCCGCAGGGCGCGTGGGCGTACCGCGAGTGGGAGCAGACGGCGGAGCCGCTCGACGGGCCGACGGTCGCCGCGCTCGCCCAGGCGGCCAAGGACGCCGGCGTCATGCTGCACGGCGGATCGGTCGTCGAGCGCGCGGGGGACGACCTGTTCAACACCTCCGTGCTCCTCGGTCCGCACGGGGACCTGCGCGCGATCTACCGCAAGATCCACCGCTTCGGCTTCGCCGAGGGGGAGGCCGCGGTGATGACCGCGGGCGACGAGTTCCTGACCGTGACCGGTGGCGAACTGACGATGGGTGTCGCCACCTGCTACGACCTCCGGTTCCCGGAGCTGTTCCGGCGCCTCACCGAGGCCGGGGCGCAGATGTTCGTCATCGCGTCGTCGTGGCCCGAGCGGCGCCTCGAGCACTGGCGCCTGCTCACGCGCGCGCGGGCGGTGGAGAACCTCGCGTACGTCGTCGCCGCCGACGCGTGCGGTGAGCACCACGGCGTGCGGCAGGCCGGGCACAGCGTCGTCATCGACCCGTGGGGCGAGGTCGTGGCCGAGGCCGGCACCGAGCCCACGGTGATCGACGTCGAGATCGACCCGGCCCGCGTCGAGCAGGTGCGGGCCGACTTCCCGGCGCTACGCGACCGGCGACTCTGA
- a CDS encoding dihydrolipoamide acetyltransferase family protein — MARRQFKLPDVGEGLTEGEILQWFVQVGDRVTTNQTLVEIETAKAAVELPSPYEGEVVELLASVGDMVDVGAPIITIETEPGSAPAAPSEAPAVPAQAAVAEAMGGADEEPAVAAGLIGGEAPGGRTAVLVGYGPRNTTAKRRPRRAVHDGAHQPPPAGDPEVPGGPLGSEGVKPVRHGGLEVGRLVEAREAPHAGSAVPARTIAVEEQGEIGKVTVLAKPPVRKMARDLGVDLRTVTPTGPGGTITRADVAAAAGPSAVSLAGESRPSTAREERIPIKGVRKMTAQAMVTSAFTAPHVTEFVTVDATRTMDFVEQLKKHPGMAGIKVSPLLVLAKAVCLAVRNTPEVNATWDEQAQEIVLKRYVNLGIAAATPRGLIVPNIKDADAMSWPELATALNQLTETARAGRTAPSDMAGGTFTITNVGVFGVDTGTPIINPGESAILAFGAIKPQPWVVEGVVMPRQVTTLALSFDHRIVDGAAGSKFLVDVANVIENPIAALLF; from the coding sequence GTGGCTCGTCGCCAGTTCAAGCTCCCCGACGTCGGTGAGGGTCTCACCGAGGGCGAGATCCTGCAGTGGTTCGTCCAGGTCGGCGACCGCGTGACGACCAATCAGACCCTGGTCGAGATCGAGACGGCCAAGGCCGCGGTCGAGCTCCCCAGCCCGTACGAGGGCGAGGTCGTCGAACTGCTGGCGAGCGTCGGCGACATGGTCGACGTGGGTGCTCCGATCATCACCATCGAGACCGAGCCGGGATCCGCGCCGGCGGCCCCGTCCGAGGCGCCGGCCGTGCCGGCGCAGGCCGCGGTCGCCGAGGCGATGGGTGGTGCCGACGAGGAACCCGCGGTCGCCGCCGGTCTGATCGGCGGCGAGGCGCCGGGCGGGCGCACCGCCGTCCTCGTCGGGTACGGGCCGCGGAACACGACGGCGAAGCGTCGCCCGCGACGCGCAGTCCACGACGGAGCTCACCAGCCGCCGCCCGCGGGCGACCCGGAGGTCCCCGGCGGTCCGCTCGGCAGCGAGGGCGTGAAGCCGGTGCGCCACGGCGGCCTCGAGGTCGGTCGCCTGGTCGAGGCCCGCGAAGCCCCGCACGCCGGCTCGGCCGTCCCGGCCCGCACCATCGCGGTCGAGGAGCAGGGCGAGATCGGCAAGGTCACCGTCCTGGCCAAGCCGCCGGTCCGCAAGATGGCGCGCGACCTCGGCGTCGACCTGCGCACGGTGACCCCGACCGGCCCGGGCGGGACCATCACCCGCGCCGACGTCGCCGCGGCGGCCGGGCCCTCGGCCGTCTCCCTCGCCGGGGAGTCGCGCCCGTCGACCGCCCGCGAGGAGCGGATCCCGATCAAGGGCGTCCGCAAGATGACGGCGCAGGCGATGGTGACGAGTGCGTTCACCGCGCCGCACGTCACGGAGTTCGTCACCGTCGACGCGACGCGCACGATGGACTTCGTCGAGCAGTTGAAGAAGCACCCCGGCATGGCCGGCATCAAGGTCTCGCCGCTGCTCGTCCTCGCGAAGGCCGTGTGCCTCGCGGTGCGCAACACCCCCGAGGTGAACGCGACGTGGGACGAGCAGGCGCAGGAGATCGTCCTCAAGCGGTACGTGAACCTCGGCATCGCCGCGGCCACCCCGCGCGGGCTGATCGTCCCGAACATCAAGGACGCGGACGCGATGTCCTGGCCGGAGCTCGCCACGGCGCTCAACCAGCTCACCGAGACCGCGCGCGCCGGGCGCACCGCGCCGTCGGACATGGCCGGCGGCACGTTCACCATCACGAACGTCGGCGTGTTCGGCGTGGACACCGGAACGCCGATCATCAACCCCGGCGAGTCCGCGATCCTCGCCTTCGGCGCGATCAAGCCGCAGCCGTGGGTCGTCGAAGGCGTCGTGATGCCCCGTCAGGTGACGACGTTGGCGCTGTCCTTCGACCACCGGATCGTCGACGGTGCGGCCGGGTCGAAGTTCCTCGTCGACGTCGCCAACGTCATCGAGAACCCCATCGCGGCCCTGCTCTTCTGA
- a CDS encoding alpha-ketoacid dehydrogenase subunit beta, with protein MSSTAAAAPAAGQTTTLAKAITMGLRAAMERDPKVVLMGEDIGKLGGVFRVTDGLQKDFGEDRVIDTPLAESGILGTAIGMALRGYRPVCEIQFDGFVFPAFDQIVCQLAKMHARSKGHSKLPVVVRIPFGGGIGAVEHHSESPEAYFAHTAGLRVVACSNPVDAYWMIQQAIASDDPVIFFEPKRRYWEKSSLDVSAGPPPEGLDQARVVREGADITVAAYGPMVKVCMDAASAAAEDGTSIEVLDLRSLSPLDMDTIVASVRRTSRLVVVHEAPVTLGMGAEIAAAVTEACFHHLEAPVLRVGGFDTPYPPSRIEEEYLPDLDRVLDAVDRSLAY; from the coding sequence GTGTCGAGCACGGCGGCCGCGGCTCCCGCGGCCGGCCAGACGACGACCCTCGCCAAGGCGATCACGATGGGCCTGCGCGCCGCGATGGAGCGCGACCCGAAGGTCGTCCTGATGGGTGAGGACATCGGCAAGCTGGGTGGCGTCTTCCGCGTCACCGACGGACTGCAGAAGGACTTCGGCGAGGACCGCGTCATCGACACCCCGCTCGCCGAGTCCGGGATCCTCGGCACCGCGATCGGCATGGCGCTGCGCGGCTACCGCCCGGTGTGCGAGATCCAGTTCGACGGCTTCGTCTTCCCGGCCTTCGACCAGATCGTCTGCCAGCTCGCGAAGATGCACGCGCGGTCCAAGGGGCACTCGAAGCTGCCGGTCGTCGTGCGCATCCCCTTCGGTGGGGGCATCGGTGCGGTCGAGCACCACTCCGAGTCGCCCGAGGCGTACTTCGCCCACACCGCCGGCCTGCGCGTCGTCGCGTGCTCCAACCCGGTCGACGCCTACTGGATGATCCAGCAGGCCATCGCCTCCGACGACCCCGTCATCTTCTTCGAGCCGAAGCGGCGCTACTGGGAGAAGTCCTCCCTCGACGTCTCGGCCGGGCCGCCGCCGGAGGGGCTCGACCAGGCGCGCGTGGTCCGCGAGGGCGCGGACATCACGGTCGCGGCCTACGGACCGATGGTGAAGGTCTGCATGGACGCCGCGTCCGCCGCGGCGGAGGACGGCACGAGCATCGAGGTGCTCGACCTCCGTTCGCTCTCACCGCTCGACATGGACACGATCGTCGCGTCGGTGCGCCGCACCAGCCGGCTCGTCGTCGTCCACGAGGCACCGGTGACGCTCGGCATGGGCGCGGAGATCGCAGCCGCGGTCACCGAGGCCTGCTTCCACCACCTCGAGGCGCCGGTGCTGCGCGTGGGCGGGTTCGACACGCCCTACCCGCCGTCGCGGATCGAGGAGGAGTATCTGCCGGACCTCGATCGTGTGCTCGACGCCGTGGACCGCTCGCTCGCGTACTGA
- the pdhA gene encoding pyruvate dehydrogenase (acetyl-transferring) E1 component subunit alpha — protein MAVTPDDAVELVQLLTPEGELVEHPEYRVEFSDEELRGLYRDLALVRRIDAEATALQRQGELGIWASLLGQEAAQIGSGRAMGPNDHVFPTYREHGVAWCRGVDPLKLLGLFRGVDMGGWDPEEHHFHLYTIVIGAQTLHAVGYAMGIQRDGMTGDADPARNAAAVAYFGDGATSQGDVNEAFIWAAVNNAPVVFFCQNNQWAISEPLERQSRIPLYQRARGFGFPGVRVDGNDVLATYAVTQAALARAREGSGPTFIEAYTYRMGAHTTSDDPTRYRIAAEVESWKLKDPIERLRSYLIRTGKVDQAWFEALEQESDELAKHIRSGCIEMPDPDPLSMFDHVYADPHPPLARQRDAFAAYLASFEGVEEEQ, from the coding sequence GTGGCCGTGACCCCTGACGACGCCGTCGAACTCGTGCAACTGCTCACGCCCGAGGGCGAGCTGGTCGAGCATCCGGAGTACCGGGTCGAGTTCAGTGATGAGGAGCTACGGGGGCTGTACCGCGACCTCGCACTCGTTCGCCGCATCGACGCCGAGGCGACCGCGTTGCAGCGCCAGGGCGAGCTCGGGATCTGGGCCTCCCTGCTCGGGCAGGAGGCGGCGCAGATCGGCTCGGGCCGCGCGATGGGCCCGAACGACCACGTCTTCCCGACCTACCGCGAGCACGGCGTCGCGTGGTGCCGTGGGGTCGACCCGCTCAAGCTGCTCGGCCTGTTCCGCGGTGTCGACATGGGCGGCTGGGACCCCGAGGAGCACCACTTCCACCTGTACACGATCGTCATCGGCGCGCAGACGCTGCACGCGGTCGGCTACGCGATGGGCATCCAGCGCGACGGCATGACCGGCGACGCCGACCCGGCGCGCAACGCGGCTGCCGTCGCGTACTTCGGCGACGGCGCGACCAGTCAGGGCGACGTCAACGAGGCCTTCATCTGGGCGGCGGTGAACAACGCCCCGGTCGTCTTCTTCTGCCAGAACAACCAGTGGGCGATCTCCGAGCCGCTCGAGCGGCAGTCGCGCATCCCGCTCTACCAGCGGGCCCGGGGCTTCGGCTTCCCCGGCGTGCGCGTCGACGGCAACGACGTCCTCGCGACCTACGCGGTCACGCAGGCGGCGCTGGCCCGAGCCCGGGAGGGCAGCGGTCCCACGTTCATCGAGGCGTACACGTACCGGATGGGCGCGCACACCACCTCCGACGACCCGACGCGGTACCGCATCGCCGCCGAGGTCGAGTCGTGGAAGCTCAAGGACCCGATCGAGCGGCTGCGTTCCTACCTGATCCGTACCGGCAAGGTCGACCAGGCGTGGTTCGAGGCGCTCGAGCAGGAGTCGGACGAACTCGCCAAGCACATCCGCTCCGGTTGCATCGAGATGCCGGACCCGGACCCGTTGTCGATGTTCGACCACGTCTACGCCGACCCGCATCCGCCGCTGGCGCGGCAGCGCGACGCGTTCGCCGCCTACCTGGCGTCGTTCGAGGGTGTGGAGGAGGAGCAGTGA
- a CDS encoding LPXTG cell wall anchor domain-containing protein: MACAAGVGLVVLQAAGVATTAQASTAPAGAPAKDLTQRSGMAITFDGGAPVAPAEQEQQDKASIPFAPVKKESLIDGLDLDLSPLLGELDEDDEDELLGLGHILDLAEPGEGAEGGDGSILSLLGEAHTNGDNSGGDGGLIDVVDGGHIQGENSGGDANPIAVGGNDQGPEGPDAVAPRVATAGVDVLGLIVLGDGTNDSPLQLGEDGNDGEGSILAIGNGGDGKSVAPRFATAGDDGALISIGNGGDGGLLPNKGGDGVILEIGEGADGGAHDDANGGNGGVVSVLNVVTFDPKDGKLITLLDKDAPDGPSGADVARTLAEPRVDTDGGLLGTGLLEDGLISIANGEKGNADPSQGDVGPGGDGALLNIGNGGDGGQIGPGVGGDGGLISALNGLIRKPPADAKIPTSGGDGNLISILDIEQSVPKNSGGDGTLVTVLTGGSQDVVEELLDAVGDVLDEVVDGVGLLLDDVLSADLGAELGETVDTLLDELGEALDLGSVQTSAPAEDDPVGGEGNLLTIAQLGPGAGKAEGSGGDGGLSNILNLEPKEPKSDGSGGDGGILNLLNNPGGRTWSDASLRTSSKTPGDELRPTGQMAPVEDPPSSDDGPQGGNGGDGAVGNIGNGGDAKGTATGNGGNGTIAGVGNGGDDKGSSSGNGGNGTGVEAGTGGGDKGSESGNAGNGGVAEVSKAGSSDRGHNHGGDGTVAGVGNGGGGAKPNSDGARNANPANGVSGATGALLNAGNGGRSSGGGTGNGGAGTLVDAGLGGNAGGGNGSDGTGGILNAGNGGDGAASSDGAGDGSDAERKGLINIANGGDAMSDGSGSGGDGSLVEAATGGVGENDDHSGDSDNPKTAGKPADGGLLALGNGGNSSGNGDGGSAAVVGAANGGNGKHEENDNNPNSDDDTSGGGDGDGDDDGVLPGGDGALISLFNGADNGKNHLIEIGNGNKPLVDVANGGPGAGTPAGANDAPGVHIGNGGAGGNVGSDEPSDDDSGTYNEGQIIEAFNAADADGAGPDKGDIPLISVANAGDGAGANTGPDTGRSPGAIDVGNGGNSGNTGGPAPHSLPTLIEIANGGNGGGLDGDGGDSNIVRAGEGGDGSAGAGHSGGDGGSVAVVGAGNGGDGGAGDESGENGGDVVLVGLYNGGPGGNGTGGKGGDGGPGGITSIVNGGDGGTGPGDDDGGRGGPADGLVSVGNGGDGIPGSPYDGGSGGGIGIGNGGDVGEVQVNVTPPSAGGVEVEEELPATGGSADGMGAAAGLGAVLMLGGAALRRRFRD; this comes from the coding sequence TTGGCATGCGCTGCGGGCGTCGGTCTCGTCGTCCTGCAGGCGGCCGGCGTGGCCACGACCGCGCAAGCCTCCACCGCCCCCGCCGGGGCGCCCGCCAAGGACTTGACGCAGCGCTCCGGCATGGCCATCACCTTCGACGGTGGCGCCCCGGTGGCGCCGGCCGAGCAGGAGCAGCAGGACAAGGCCTCCATTCCCTTCGCCCCGGTGAAGAAGGAGAGCCTGATCGACGGCCTGGACCTCGACCTCTCGCCGCTCCTCGGCGAGCTGGACGAGGACGACGAGGACGAGCTGCTCGGCCTCGGCCACATCCTCGACCTGGCGGAGCCGGGTGAGGGCGCCGAGGGCGGCGACGGCTCGATCCTCAGCCTCCTCGGTGAGGCCCACACCAACGGCGACAACTCCGGTGGCGACGGCGGCCTGATCGACGTCGTCGACGGCGGCCACATCCAGGGCGAGAACTCCGGTGGCGACGCCAACCCCATCGCCGTCGGTGGCAACGACCAGGGTCCCGAGGGTCCCGACGCCGTGGCGCCCCGCGTCGCGACCGCCGGCGTCGACGTGCTCGGCCTCATCGTCCTCGGTGACGGCACCAACGACAGCCCGCTGCAGCTCGGCGAGGACGGCAACGACGGCGAGGGCAGCATCCTCGCCATCGGCAACGGCGGCGACGGCAAGTCGGTCGCCCCGCGCTTCGCGACGGCCGGCGACGACGGCGCCCTGATCTCCATCGGCAACGGTGGCGACGGTGGCCTGCTCCCGAACAAGGGTGGCGACGGCGTCATCCTCGAGATCGGCGAGGGCGCCGACGGCGGTGCGCACGACGACGCGAACGGCGGCAACGGCGGCGTCGTGTCCGTCCTGAACGTCGTCACGTTCGACCCCAAGGACGGCAAGCTCATCACCCTGCTCGACAAGGACGCCCCTGACGGTCCGTCAGGCGCGGACGTCGCCCGCACGCTGGCTGAGCCGCGGGTCGACACCGACGGCGGCCTGCTGGGCACCGGCCTCCTCGAGGACGGCCTCATCTCCATCGCCAACGGCGAGAAGGGCAACGCGGACCCGAGCCAGGGCGACGTCGGCCCCGGCGGTGACGGCGCGCTGCTCAACATCGGCAACGGTGGTGACGGTGGCCAGATCGGCCCCGGCGTCGGTGGCGACGGTGGCCTCATCTCGGCCCTCAACGGCCTGATCCGCAAGCCCCCGGCGGACGCGAAGATCCCGACCTCCGGCGGCGACGGCAACCTGATCTCGATCCTCGACATCGAGCAGTCGGTCCCGAAGAACTCCGGCGGCGACGGCACGCTCGTCACCGTCCTCACGGGCGGCAGCCAGGACGTCGTCGAGGAGCTCCTCGACGCGGTCGGCGACGTGCTCGACGAGGTTGTCGACGGTGTCGGCCTCCTCCTCGACGACGTGCTCAGCGCGGACCTCGGTGCGGAGCTCGGCGAGACCGTCGACACCCTGCTGGACGAGCTCGGCGAGGCGCTCGACCTCGGCAGCGTCCAGACCTCCGCTCCGGCCGAGGACGACCCGGTCGGCGGCGAGGGCAACCTTCTGACGATCGCTCAGCTCGGCCCGGGTGCGGGCAAGGCTGAGGGCTCCGGCGGCGACGGCGGCCTGAGCAACATCCTGAACCTGGAGCCGAAGGAGCCCAAGAGCGACGGCTCCGGCGGCGACGGCGGCATCCTCAACCTGCTCAACAACCCGGGTGGGCGTACGTGGAGCGACGCGAGCCTGCGCACCTCCTCGAAGACCCCGGGCGACGAGCTGCGTCCGACCGGCCAGATGGCCCCGGTCGAGGACCCGCCCTCGAGCGACGACGGCCCCCAGGGCGGTAACGGCGGCGACGGCGCGGTCGGCAACATCGGCAACGGTGGCGACGCCAAGGGCACCGCGACCGGCAACGGTGGCAACGGCACCATCGCCGGCGTCGGCAACGGTGGCGACGACAAGGGTTCCTCCTCCGGCAACGGTGGCAACGGCACCGGCGTCGAGGCTGGCACCGGTGGTGGCGACAAGGGCTCCGAGAGCGGCAACGCCGGCAACGGTGGCGTCGCCGAGGTCTCGAAGGCCGGGTCCTCGGACCGCGGCCACAACCACGGTGGCGACGGCACGGTCGCGGGCGTCGGCAACGGCGGCGGCGGCGCGAAGCCGAACTCCGACGGTGCGCGCAACGCGAACCCGGCCAACGGCGTCTCGGGCGCCACGGGCGCGCTGCTCAACGCCGGCAACGGCGGGCGCTCCTCCGGTGGCGGCACGGGCAACGGCGGTGCGGGCACGCTCGTCGACGCGGGCCTCGGCGGCAACGCCGGTGGCGGCAACGGCAGCGACGGCACGGGCGGCATCCTCAACGCCGGCAACGGTGGCGACGGCGCGGCGTCGAGTGACGGTGCCGGTGACGGCAGCGACGCCGAGCGCAAGGGCCTGATCAACATCGCCAACGGTGGCGACGCGATGTCCGACGGCTCCGGCTCCGGTGGCGACGGCTCGCTCGTCGAGGCCGCGACCGGTGGCGTCGGCGAGAACGACGACCACTCCGGCGACTCGGACAACCCGAAGACCGCGGGCAAGCCGGCCGACGGTGGCCTCCTCGCCCTCGGCAACGGCGGTAACTCCTCGGGCAACGGTGACGGCGGTTCGGCCGCGGTCGTCGGTGCGGCCAACGGCGGCAACGGCAAGCACGAGGAGAACGACAACAACCCGAACAGCGACGACGACACCAGCGGTGGTGGCGACGGCGACGGCGACGACGACGGCGTCCTGCCGGGCGGCGACGGCGCGCTGATCTCCCTGTTCAACGGCGCGGACAACGGCAAGAACCACCTCATCGAGATCGGCAACGGCAACAAGCCGCTGGTCGACGTCGCGAACGGTGGCCCCGGTGCCGGCACCCCGGCCGGCGCGAACGACGCTCCGGGCGTCCACATCGGCAACGGCGGCGCGGGCGGCAACGTCGGCTCCGACGAGCCGAGCGACGACGACTCGGGCACGTACAACGAGGGTCAGATCATCGAGGCCTTCAACGCGGCGGACGCCGACGGTGCGGGCCCGGACAAGGGCGACATCCCGCTCATCTCGGTCGCCAACGCCGGTGACGGCGCGGGCGCCAACACCGGTCCGGACACCGGCCGCAGCCCCGGCGCGATCGACGTCGGCAACGGCGGCAACTCCGGCAACACCGGCGGCCCTGCTCCGCACTCGCTGCCGACCCTCATCGAGATCGCCAACGGCGGTAACGGTGGCGGCCTCGACGGCGACGGTGGCGACAGCAACATCGTCCGCGCGGGTGAGGGTGGCGACGGCTCCGCCGGCGCCGGTCACTCCGGTGGCGACGGTGGTTCCGTGGCGGTCGTCGGCGCCGGCAACGGTGGCGACGGTGGCGCGGGCGACGAGTCCGGCGAGAACGGCGGCGACGTCGTCCTGGTCGGCCTCTACAACGGTGGCCCCGGCGGTAACGGCACCGGTGGCAAGGGTGGCGACGGTGGCCCCGGCGGCATCACCTCGATCGTCAACGGCGGCGACGGCGGCACCGGCCCCGGCGACGACGACGGCGGCCGTGGTGGCCCGGCTGACGGCCTGGTCAGCGTCGGCAACGGCGGCGACGGCATCCCGGGCAGCCCGTACGACGGTGGCTCCGGCGGTGGCATCGGCATCGGCAACGGTGGCGACGTCGGCGAGGTCCAGGTCAACGTCACCCCGCCGAGCGCCGGTGGCGTCGAGGTCGAGGAAGAGCTTCCGGCGACCGGTGGCAGCGCGGACGGTATGGGCGCGGCGGCCGGCCTCGGTGCGGTGCTCATGCTCGGTGGCGCGGCTCTCCGCCGTCGCTTCCGCGACTAG